A single Marinitoga aeolica DNA region contains:
- a CDS encoding cation diffusion facilitator family transporter, with protein sequence MSNHSHHEHHHHHHGNDLTDKKLLFSVVFNFIITLSEILGGIFSHSLALISDSLHNLNDTMAILLSYVARKISKRPKDEKRTYGYKRVEILAAFTNTLFLFAVAIFLIVESIKKFYKPEIIDGRLMLIISIIGLAGNLITAILLFKESKENLNVKATFVHIASDTLSSVMIIIGAIFIYKYNWYILDPIFTMLISAYILFEGYHILKESTNILIQGTPDSMELNKIKEELEKLNYVEDVHHIHVWTTDGQDKYLECHISLKENENYNLDGYLKEINHILNEKFGIIHKTIQFEKKLCKEGEK encoded by the coding sequence TTTCTGTGGTATTTAATTTTATTATAACTTTATCAGAAATATTAGGTGGTATATTTTCGCATAGTTTAGCTTTAATTTCTGATTCACTACATAATTTAAATGATACTATGGCAATACTTCTAAGTTATGTTGCAAGAAAGATATCAAAAAGACCAAAGGATGAAAAAAGAACATATGGATATAAAAGAGTGGAAATTTTAGCAGCGTTTACAAATACTCTTTTTTTATTTGCTGTAGCAATATTTTTAATAGTAGAAAGTATAAAAAAATTTTATAAACCTGAAATAATAGATGGAAGATTAATGCTTATTATTTCGATAATAGGATTGGCTGGAAATCTGATAACAGCGATATTGTTATTTAAGGAATCAAAGGAAAATTTAAATGTAAAAGCAACATTTGTACATATTGCAAGCGATACATTATCTTCGGTAATGATTATAATTGGAGCTATTTTTATTTATAAATATAATTGGTATATTCTGGATCCGATTTTTACTATGTTGATAAGTGCTTACATACTTTTTGAGGGATATCATATATTAAAGGAAAGTACAAATATTTTAATTCAAGGTACTCCTGATAGTATGGAATTAAATAAAATAAAAGAAGAACTTGAAAAGTTGAATTATGTTGAAGATGTTCATCATATACACGTATGGACAACAGATGGTCAGGATAAATATCTTGAATGTCATATTTCTTTAAAAGAGAATGAGAATTATAATTTAGATGGATATTTAAAAGAAATAAATCATATTTTGAATGAAAAGTTTGGAATAATTCATAAGACAATTCAATTTGAGAAAAAGTTGTGTAAGGAGGGAGAAAAGTGA